Proteins encoded by one window of Longibacter salinarum:
- a CDS encoding phage tail protein, whose translation MEFYIGQILMFAGNYAPVNWAFCQGQLLSISSNSALFAILGTQYGGNGQTTFALPDLRGRVPVGTGTGPGLTTRRTGQKFGEEEVPLTVLNMPSHGHNPVAYQGRGEGQTSPGGHTWGPASDSSYSAESPNTPMNANSISQTGGNQPHRNIQPSLGMNYIICIQGLFPPRS comes from the coding sequence ATGGAATTCTATATCGGACAAATACTCATGTTCGCGGGGAACTATGCGCCTGTGAACTGGGCCTTCTGCCAGGGGCAGCTCCTCTCAATTTCCTCTAACTCTGCACTTTTTGCCATTCTCGGCACGCAGTACGGTGGAAATGGCCAAACGACCTTTGCGCTTCCCGATCTGCGGGGTCGAGTTCCTGTAGGAACAGGGACGGGGCCGGGCCTCACCACTCGTCGCACCGGCCAAAAATTCGGGGAAGAAGAAGTCCCGCTGACGGTTTTAAATATGCCATCACACGGCCACAATCCCGTTGCGTACCAAGGTCGGGGGGAAGGGCAGACGTCTCCAGGTGGTCATACGTGGGGGCCGGCATCGGATAGTTCGTACAGCGCCGAGTCTCCGAATACCCCGATGAATGCAAATTCCATCTCGCAAACGGGAGGGAATCAGCCTCACCGGAATATTCAGCCGTCGCTGGGCATGAACTACATCATCTGCATTCAGGGGCTGTTCCCGCCGCGTTCGTAA
- a CDS encoding DUF6916 family protein produces the protein MDRSSHAYIDQLVGKDVLSRKVEHHELDGKEGSTYLVHIDEEHTVEITLDHIDKIDSDYVEGFSAIFVADAADEFPEGLYKVEPVDEGEPMALTLIPIMAMTQGTFQYQVTVGHLKKQADASIEEAPTPEGDDE, from the coding sequence ATGGATCGCTCGTCACACGCTTACATTGATCAACTCGTTGGCAAAGATGTGCTCTCACGAAAGGTTGAGCACCACGAACTTGACGGCAAAGAGGGAAGCACCTATCTCGTTCACATTGATGAAGAGCACACGGTCGAGATTACGCTCGACCACATCGACAAGATCGACTCGGATTACGTCGAAGGTTTCAGTGCTATTTTTGTCGCGGATGCTGCCGACGAGTTTCCGGAAGGCCTTTACAAGGTTGAACCTGTCGATGAAGGCGAGCCAATGGCTCTCACATTGATCCCGATCATGGCAATGACGCAGGGGACGTTTCAGTATCAAGTGACCGTCGGCCATCTGAAGAAGCAGGCAGATGCATCCATAGAGGAGGCACCGACGCCTGAAGGCGACGACGAATGA
- a CDS encoding dipeptidase, whose protein sequence is MPDVSTSSSLLLLASGFLLLMAVGCERNASVNPDRELRSRADSLVQAHVIVDGHVDLPYRLMRYRQNVGDSTLGDFDYPRARSGGLDAPFMSIYIPVELQDSAGAAKARADSLINLVEDIEATNPDKFEIARTPDDVERIAAENKIALPMGMENGAGLEDDLSNVEYFYDRGIRYITLTHATHNRIGDASYDTTDARWGGLSPFGRDVVGEMNRLGIMVDVSHVTDSTAYDVLDVSTKPVIASHSSCRHFTPDWERNLSDDLIKAIADNGGVVMINFGSSFLKTEYQDANDPVQEKIQAHLEEQGWAEDDPRAVAYYDSVRSANPVGTVTDVADHIDHVVNIAGIDHVGLGSDYDGVFSLPRGLQDASTYPNLVEELLRRQYSDEDIAKILGGNALRVWRENK, encoded by the coding sequence ATGCCTGACGTGTCCACGTCGTCTTCCCTTCTCCTCCTCGCCTCCGGATTTCTTCTCTTGATGGCCGTTGGCTGCGAAAGAAACGCCTCCGTCAACCCCGATCGGGAGCTTCGGAGCCGCGCGGACTCGCTCGTTCAGGCACACGTCATCGTCGACGGCCACGTCGACTTGCCGTACCGACTCATGCGCTACCGGCAAAACGTCGGTGACTCGACGCTCGGCGACTTCGATTACCCGAGAGCGCGATCTGGCGGCCTGGATGCCCCGTTCATGTCCATCTACATTCCGGTCGAACTGCAGGACTCCGCGGGAGCGGCAAAAGCACGCGCGGATTCGCTCATCAACCTTGTCGAGGACATCGAAGCGACGAACCCGGACAAGTTCGAAATTGCGAGAACCCCGGACGATGTCGAGCGCATCGCCGCAGAAAACAAGATCGCGCTACCGATGGGCATGGAGAACGGCGCCGGTCTGGAAGACGATCTGTCGAACGTGGAATACTTCTACGACCGCGGCATCCGCTACATCACGCTAACGCATGCCACGCACAACCGAATCGGCGATGCGTCCTACGATACAACCGATGCACGTTGGGGTGGCCTCAGTCCGTTCGGACGCGACGTCGTCGGCGAAATGAACCGCCTCGGAATCATGGTCGACGTTTCGCACGTCACGGACTCGACTGCGTACGACGTCCTGGACGTGAGCACCAAACCCGTCATTGCCTCCCATTCCTCCTGCCGCCACTTCACGCCGGACTGGGAGCGCAACCTGTCCGACGATCTCATCAAGGCAATCGCCGACAATGGCGGTGTCGTGATGATCAATTTCGGGTCGTCCTTCCTCAAGACCGAATATCAGGACGCCAATGACCCGGTTCAGGAGAAAATCCAGGCGCACCTGGAGGAGCAAGGCTGGGCCGAGGACGATCCGCGTGCGGTCGCGTACTACGACAGTGTCCGGAGCGCGAATCCCGTCGGCACCGTGACGGATGTGGCGGATCACATCGACCATGTCGTCAATATCGCGGGGATCGACCACGTCGGCCTGGGATCGGACTACGACGGCGTCTTCTCCCTTCCGCGCGGCCTCCAGGATGCATCGACCTACCCGAATCTGGTGGAAGAGCTTCTCCGTCGACAGTATTCGGACGAGGACATCGCGAAGATCCTCGGCGGCAACGCCCTGCGCGTCTGGCGAGAAAATAAATGA
- a CDS encoding helical backbone metal receptor, which yields MLAAFFSETDQAGRRIRLPDRPKRIVSLVPSITELLYDLKLGERVAGITRFCERPGHWRDEKVIVGGTKNVKQDTIAELEPDLVLANLEENEQEDVEAINAPVYVTDIETIPDAVDMIRTVGQLTDTVEAAQVMADTIAERFASLQPPATIRAAYLIWCEPYMSVGHDTFIHDVMTRAGFENVFAEATRYPEVSISEIAEANPDVVLCSSEPFPFHQKERFTQDIREAIPDTPVEIVDGQLFSWYGSRLLDAPDYLRDLIRRLDEKISV from the coding sequence ATGCTCGCCGCTTTCTTCAGCGAAACCGACCAAGCTGGCCGCCGCATTCGCCTCCCTGACCGACCGAAGCGAATCGTGTCACTCGTGCCGTCTATCACCGAGTTGCTCTACGACCTCAAACTCGGAGAGAGAGTCGCGGGCATCACGCGATTCTGTGAGCGCCCGGGGCACTGGCGCGACGAGAAAGTGATCGTCGGTGGCACGAAGAACGTCAAACAGGACACCATCGCGGAGTTGGAACCCGACCTCGTTCTCGCGAACCTGGAGGAGAACGAACAAGAGGACGTGGAAGCTATCAACGCTCCGGTGTACGTGACGGACATCGAGACCATACCTGACGCCGTCGATATGATTCGAACCGTGGGGCAACTGACGGATACGGTCGAGGCCGCTCAAGTCATGGCGGATACCATCGCCGAGCGATTCGCTTCCCTCCAGCCGCCCGCTACGATCCGCGCCGCGTACCTGATCTGGTGCGAGCCCTACATGAGCGTCGGCCACGACACGTTTATCCACGACGTGATGACCCGCGCCGGCTTCGAAAATGTATTCGCCGAGGCGACGCGCTACCCGGAGGTCTCCATTTCTGAAATCGCCGAGGCGAATCCCGACGTCGTTCTCTGCTCCAGCGAACCGTTCCCGTTTCACCAAAAAGAGAGGTTCACCCAGGACATCCGGGAGGCGATCCCCGACACGCCGGTCGAAATCGTGGACGGTCAGCTCTTTTCGTGGTACGGGTCGCGACTTCTGGACGCACCCGACTATCTCCGTGATCTGATTCGCCGTCTGGACGAGAAGATATCCGTTTAA